A portion of the Gadus macrocephalus chromosome 10, ASM3116895v1 genome contains these proteins:
- the LOC132466381 gene encoding uncharacterized protein LOC132466381 encodes MAKWTEEMEEQLIALVEERPPLYNITLQGYSNRNRKDQLWREIESELHLSGKEVRRKWDNLRTTYNRFKKTAPRTTRQQWTLDRMQFIEPHTKRKGNTSNLNRRELCEAGAPEGASMVTDSSLEGSGSTLPEEPELDIPLAGSPIAESAICAFLGNSQPPAFLDTRDKGEFSSRIMFKWTEEMEEQLIALVEERPPLYNITLQGYSNRNRKDQLWREIESELHLSGKEVRRKWDNLRTTYNRFKKTAPLGSSGAPRTTRQQWTLNRMQFIEPHTKRKESTSNLPRKELCDAGAPEGASMVTDSSSEGNGSTLPEEPELDIPLAGSPTICEGTLPGVLECSLTSGGTDQGQRPPAKRKKKRWDGAVNEEVVLMQTIGKTLERMATGAPRQEEHNDYISVCCKRIEHRLRMLPQHQLAQFEYEMDCLLYRFSQNQIQETD; translated from the exons ATGGCCAAGTGGACCGAAGAAATGGAGGAGCAGCTGATTGCTCTGGTGGAAGAGAGACCACCGTTGTACAACATCACGCTACAGGGCTATTCCAACCGGAATAGGAAGGACCAACTGTGGCGTGAGATCGAGAGCGAGCTCCATCTATCAG GCAAAGAAGTTCGTAGGAAATGGGACAACCTCCGTACGACCTACAATCGCTTTAAAAAAACGGCCCCGAGGACGACGAGACAACAGTGGACCCTCGATCGGATGCAGTTCATTGAGCCACACACCAAGAGGAAGGGGAACACCTCCAACCTCAATCGCAGG GAATTGTGTGAGGCTGGGGCGCCTGAGGGGGCGAGCATGGTGACCGATTCCTCTCTGGAGGGCAGTGGCAGCACACTACCAGAGGAGCCAGAGTTGGACATCCCGCTGGCTGGCTCCCCGATTGCAGAGTCGGCCATCTGTGCTTTTCTTGGAAATTCACAACCTCCTGCTTTCCTGGACACTCGTG ATAAGGGAGAGTTCTCCTCACGTATAATGTTCAAGTGGACCGAAGAAATGGAGGAGCAGCTGATTGCTCTGGTGGAAGAGAGACCACCGTTGTACAACATCACGCTACAGGGCTATTCCAACCGGAATAGGAAGGACCAACTGTGGCGCGAGATCGAGAGCGAGCTCCATCTATCAG GGAAAGAAGTTCGGAGGAAATGGGACAACCTCCGTACGACCTACAATCGCTTTAAAAAAACGGCTCCTTTGGGAAGCTCAGGGGCCCCGAGGACAACGAGACAACAGTGGACCCTCAATCGGATGCAGTTCATTGAGCCACACACCAAGAGGAAGGAGAGCACGTCCAACCTCCCTCGCAAG GAATTGTGTGATGCGGGGGCGCCTGAGGGGGCGAGCATGGTGACCGATTCCTCTTCGGAGGGCAATGGCAGCACACTACCAGAGGAGCCGGAGTTGGACATCCCGCTGGCTGGCTCCCCGACCATCTGTGAGGGTACACTCCCTGGGGTTTTGGAGTGCAGTTTGACCTCCGGAGGTACTGACCAAGGCCAGCGTCCGCCCGCAAAGCGGAAAAAGAAGCGCTGGGATGGGGCCGTGAATGAGGAGGTGGTGCTCATGCAGACCATCGGCAAAACCTTGGAAAGGATGGCAACAGGAGCACCACGGCAAGAGGAGCACAACGACTACATTTCGGTGTGCTGCAAGCGGATTGAACACCGGCTGCGAATGCTCCCGCAGCATCAGCTCGCACAGTTTGAGTACGAGATGGACTGCCTGCTCTACAGGTTTTCTCAGAACCAGATCCAGGAAACTGACTGA